A segment of the Necator americanus strain Aroian chromosome IV, whole genome shotgun sequence genome:
CtaagaaattcgaagaaaaatacaataaaaaagtaaaggtaaagtataaagtaaataaatataaagtaaGAAATGATCTAATTACCAGCCAACTACGACATTACAGGCCACAGCTTACGTCTTTCATTGTAGTTTCTATATTATAGAAAACTGACAGTAGTCAGGTAATGATAGCGATGATACACCAGTGCGACATGGTCGCATGATTCCTAGATTCAGTAACActgataattttcaaaaactcccTCGGACAGAGCATCTCATATGCTCGTCCGCTGGGAATTCGTGCACGCACTGAATCCATGATCTGCATCCCAACTTTAACCTGCTGAATCATCCCATTCTAGTgggcattgaaaaaaaaaccaaaagtgagagcggaaaaatgaaaaaaaaagaaaaattaagacaTTTTCCATCTTCAAGAGGTAAGAAGCATGTCCAACAATGTCAAATCGATCAGGAAAATCAGGATCGTACAGTGATTAGGTGGTGACCTTTCGTTGTGATCGATCGTGCTGAGATTCTGCTCCTCGTCTACTGCTTTTCCAACGTATGCAAACTCGTTCGTTATTCATCGGTGCAGCGGATAATTCCTGCTTTCTGACCTTTCCTACGTTTCTCAATAATTGCGATCTTTCACATTAActggaaaattattttctagcGATAAAGAAtccaggaaaagaagaaagctgaGCGGGATTGAAATTGTTAAcggcagcataccaggaatgTGATATAGTGAGGGAATCcccgggaaaagctagagatggggttgtagattgtagGATCCGGGTTGGttttgctcatctctccctagtcgtcgtaaaaacggaGTAAAAgacgacatttttttaaacgacgaTTCCCGTTGCAACACGCCATTCtcgtgcacgcgtcgcatccacgtgcgagcggtcgaaaattagccaggtctcctcaccagcctactcaagtgaaaccaatgaataggttggtgagcgaaaaaaaaagaaaaaaaaagtgcacacAGAAGCTCGTCCTGACTTACTTTATAGGAACTAAACCTGTTCCTACACGGTTTTTCTACGACGACTTGGGAGAGATGAGGGGAACCACGCGGGATCAAAAAAATCTACGGcccatttctagcttttctcgcGAACTCcctcaccatgtcagattcaTGGTTATTGCCCTTAATATTTGTTGAGATCGATAAATATTGAttagaaattgaaggaaattaaTTATTCTATAGTTATTCTGttaaaattattgaagaaaattacaaaattatattattgggaattatcttgaaaataaataaaacggCAGATGCTTCAGAAAGTGATTAGGTTGCGCCATGTCGAGTGCATACGGCATTATGcagtaaagaaaaaggaaaaattttcgatGACTAGCGatttttgacttctttttgTCGTGTTGGATGCATCCAAGAGTACAGAATTTAAGTAGCATCCAAGAATTTTAGAGTAAAATTAACTGAAATAATCcaataatgaaaaatcagaTTATAGTGGTTGGACATAAAGGAAATCTGATCTTTGGTAAGATGAGTGGTAAGAAAGTCGTCTGTATGCAAGGACGTTTTCATCCCTATGAACATCATATGGATCTCGCTTTGGTGAGtaaatacttctttttttcctcgatttcttgagagtaaaaaaatagtgagGAAATAACAACTCGTTggagaaattctggaagaaaattcaCACTTTTCAGTGTTCTTTTCCGGTTCGTGTTATGCATCTGTTAGGTATAAAAATAATGGTGGTTTCGAATGCAGCCGGTGGAATGAATCCAAAGTTCAAGCACGGAGATCTGATGCTGATTAAGGTTCAACGGAATCATTTCGGGATACATTTCTCACTGCGACTAAAGGTGTTTATACTTCAGGATCACATATTTTTACCTGCCTTAGCCGGTTTCTCTCCACTGGTCGCCCTGAATGATCCACGTTTCGGAGCACGATTTGTTTCCGTGCATGATGCGTACGATAAAGAGCTAAGGTACagttaaatgtttttttttgttcattgtttAAAGTAATGGATCGTACAAGCAGTTATTGGTGTCAAAGAAAATGTTTACTCTTTCATATCAGTGCAATATTTCCAATTGTTATCCTTGAGAACACGTGCCGGTGAGAGAGCAGAGGtttagaattttctaaaaattgattaattgTGGGACCTGAAGTGGCGAACCAGAacttagcaattttttttcgagcttttgttctgattttgaaatttttcttttgattatATCTAGTAGATAGAATTGGAAGTGGTCTAATGAATGCaacttaaaaaaagatgaaaatggtGCTGCTAAGGGCTAtgattcctggatttttagctatcatttctttttttacgctGAGATGCTcccaaatttcattttcaactcTATCTACTACTGAAGAGAACtcgaaaatgtttttgaatatcGTTTCTAAACTTTCGCCGTAATTCGCTGGATTCATTGGTGGATCGATAGCAAATATTTCCCTCTTGTAGtaattatagtcgggtcaaaacggcatgaaacgggtgcagttgcgtaaacgtcggcgctggaagcggtgcggtggacctagcggctgggatcgatgtgggaccattgcgaactacagcgatTAGCGGTGTTAGCAAGGGTGTTCCAAGAAATAACGTCAGTGTCAACGAAGTATAGCGGAATCCCTAGGAAAAACTCCTGAAAATGATGTGAATCATCAGAGTTTtatgtgcagttttttttttgtttcaggaaATTAGCAATGGAAATAGCAAACAAGAACAATATGCGATTATTCGAAGGTGTCTATGTGATGACCGGAGGACCTTTGTACGAGTCACCTGCTGAGGTAAGGTCGATCCGATGCTATTGAACTCTGCCCaggacttttttcaaaatcttcaaggtatcaccccatgaatctaatgtggtacggatttcaggtggagtattcgtatacgggatagtagattatataaaggggtgtgattccgtccatttcttcctaattcccctAGAAAACGGcgaggaagatacggcttcgagcgttccggcgcgctattctctacaacgagttcgattggagcgcgccagccttgtgcacgcgtggcatcttccagaccgtggggtgatgcctttaaacgatatgagcagagcgaaGCTGAGCTGTCTACGCCATTGAAACAACATAACGACGTGAAAGTATTggaaatacggcttcgagcgtcccggcgcgctatttcctacaacgagttcgattggagcgcgccagccttgtgcatgcgccgccacctcagattcgtggggtgatgcctttaaagaaattgaCCAAAGCACTATACAGtgttattctcatttttttcgccTATTCATAAGATTTCACCGCTCGATTAAGTTGTTCCCCTTACGAtttgtttacaaaaacaaaagaaaataggaagCGCAGAGAAAGTTGCGATTTTCTGCTGTATAAGTACAGTCAGCGGCGAACGTGATGGAGTGTGTGATGAGCTCGTGACACCTTCAAttcatttacatattttatacgttacacaaacaaaaaaaacaagaaaaaataaaaattagaattttaatTGGAAGAcgttaatttaaaaatagagAGGATCTGAAGGAAAACATCTAGTTTTGACTACATACGTATACAACcgctcttcatttcttctcttccacgGATTTCTATGGAAGCAACGATGCTCTAATTCTAGaacctttttgaaatttcttacatcttcacatttttgtagTGATTTAAAGAATTTTAACAAGTATTTGATGTAGTGGTTCTACTGAAGAAATCTGATTGTTTGCAAAAgcgagccaaaaaaaaagtgtggctTTCTTTGCTGTCACATGGAGGAaacttaaatattttttttgagacacGCTGTCAGTTCTGAAGGTGATAACGAAAGGGCgacaatttttctgttttacttTTGACGCCAATCGTAACCTTTAGAATGGTTCTTTTTTAACGAACTGATAAACTATGACTGATGTCATAAAAATGATGCAAGCGGCCATaataagggaaaaaaggagttGTGGACATTTCTCTgaatctttcattttcctgaaatttccctgaaaattttggtgcataaaataaaatgaacaaactACCAGTTTTGACAAGCGAATCTCTAGTTTAAGGCGACTTTGcaggaaattgacgtggtTTGGGGAAACCTTTCAACATCCGTAAAACTAACaagagaaggaaatttttccaaggttttcttaaaggcagtgtaGTGAAACCTGAAGAAAATCATGGATTTCAGAGTGTTCAGTAAGGTTCCTTcctatccaagaaaaaaaatctatccaagtaaaaccagtgaaCGGATTCCCTGAGGGAATCGGAGCAGGTACAAGGACGGCACGTTCTGAAGTACCTCATAGATACCAAGGCACCGTTATTTTTAGGATTATTAGGAGGAAGTGAACGAGCAATCCTATCCTTATCTATACTAAGAACTCTGTGTTTTCCATCGGGTTTCCACATACTACACTCAATTTCGAGGTACGCTCCCTTGAGGAAAatcttggaaaaatttccttttgatGTCAACGTTAAGAGTTTTGTTCAAAAGGTTTTATGCTGGTGTGCTTGGTTTTGAAGTTATGGAGGTCATGCAGACACTATAACTCGTATCGCGTCCAACTGCGGAAAGAATCGATAATAATAAACTTAccaagtacaaaaaaaacttttaaaaattagaaaatcatgaaaaatacCCTATGGAAAGTGTGCGGCTCGCTGACGTTGATCTGCGCTATCGTCAGAAGGATCAATACGTGATCACAGCGTTTAGATGAATGACCTTAACCATGCTATCCAATTGTTGTTCGAGCGTTTATACTTGGCGCCAAATATCGCCAGTCGAGTGAACGCGGTGCGctttcgttttttacgggacgGAGTGAAGAGAAATTGCCTCCCAAGCAGAAATGGGCAGAAGCGTCGCGCTCATTCGATTGAAAAGAATTGTCGACGAGTATATGTAGATCCGCGCGGCCCTGGATGTGAATAACAATTTCATCCTGGATATGGGCAACGATTTCAATTCAAAGGCACAGATGTTGCTTTGTAGAATTTGCGAATTTTTCCTGTTCTAATTTTTGCATGAAGGCTTTTTCGATGCAGTCCCATAAAAAAGTCCCATAGAAAAAGTGGACTCAGTTTTCACGTTGCCTCAACGGAGGCAGCGACTGAAGACTTTGCTCTCCGAAACAACAGCATTACagtttttattcgattttttgttAAGACGGTTCTTGCTCAGTGTTTACTTCCAATTTAGGTGTGCATGTTCAAAATGGTCGGCGGAGACGCTCTTGGCATGTCCACGTGTCATGAAGTAGCAGTGGCCCGTCAATGTGGAATCAAAGTTCTCGGCTTCTCCCTCATCACAAATATGTAAGTTAACTAGgattcattttatatttttttttatctaaaaAACGTCAAAATTTGCGCCTgagacaaaaaaaggaggaggagCTTATACATATCATTATCGAATTTCATCTTGTTCCTTAACAAGCAGTCATACACAGCCATAGTTAtgaattagagaaaaattgcATCAGGATTCCCTTCAACTTGAAGGGaacgtttcaaaaaatgagggaTTAGGGAAATCTAATGGAACACCAAGAGTTGAGTGAtttctctatttatttctctattcTTTACTCTCCGAAACAACGGCACTACAGtttttattcaattctttGCTAGTACAGTTCTTATTCTGAGtatagattacggaaacaagCGTGACCCCGATCAAATTCCTCTAgttatcctaaaaaaaacggcatgggaacagCGTTTATTCCTAAGAGGTACGTTAGGACGTGATACCCTTGTGCACTTTGCGGATTCCtcggcagcctattcattggttttacttgaataggcttctgaggagacctcattgattttcgaccgctcgcgcgtggatgcagcgcgtgcacaaaggtgacGCGTTCCAACTTACTTAGTTTTTTAGGGCTATTAGGGGAGACTGAGCGGGGCCACGTTTATATTCGTTGTCCACACCCTGAACTTTATGTTGTCCATCAGGTTTCCAGACTACGTCGATTTCGTGAAACGTTGCCTTTAATCGAATAGCGTTCATAGTTTCGATATGAGTAAACTATAAttgggtcgaaacgacatgaagcacgatggagttgcgtaagcggttacgctcgaagcgacgcggtgtgGAGATAGcgtttggaatcgaggtgggaccatcgcgaaccgtAGCAATGAACGGTTCCAGCAAAGGTCCTCACTACagcctaaccgctgcgcttcaccgcaccgcttcgatcgcagccgcttacgcaactgcaccgtgcttcatgtcgttttgactctactatagctGGACATTCTTAACTACGAATACATCCACGTGGCGATTTCTTtacatttattaatttaatgcGCTAAATTTAATTatcattacttatttattaatcGCGTCTTTTCTATAACCGGTCTGCCTAACTGCTATTTCGCATACTATTTACAATAGGAGAAGAATAATGTTctttccaaatatttctatgatttttcctgatttttctgGACAATTCTTCCAAtacgaaaagcaaaaaatctgACACAACAATGTATTTTCGATACTTCTTTCAGATGTAACACAGATGCGGACACTTCTGTGAATGTGAATCACGAAGAGGTTTTACAAATCGCCAAAGAAGCAGGAGACCGTGCCTCACAGTTCGTCAAGGAAATTATCGGTCGTTTTCCCTAGATTTCATTGACATAAACCCGTAGAAATTTTAGTCAAAATCACATCACATATTTGACCTCCATTTTCGATGTCTATCGATCAATTTCGATAGTGGATGGAGTATgatagtggttttttttactttcccaTTGTACATATTACTGTGGCATGGtggcatttttctctttttgagccCTTGGTGAAATTCTGTTTTAGCTGGTGTAAACTACAGAAATTACTCCTTTAAATGTAGTGCACAGCTTCAGAATTCTAACACCACACTAGCATTATATGAGATTTTTATGAGaggatttctgtttttttttctgtggccATATGTCGTGCATAAATAAACATTTCTTGTGTTGATCGAGTGTAATTGTTTGTAAAGAGACGTTGGCGCTTTCATTTAAATACAGTAACGACTAAAACGATTAGAAATTCACATTTCTTGTTTGTTACTTTCTTTAAAACCCTTCTCAACTGTGCGAAAGTCCGACCTTCCTTGATTCTTGGCATAATGAATGGGACATTGTACCTCTCATGAATCTCAAGAGGAAGTTAATTTGAAATAGAACGATCGCTCTGCCTAATTCTTAATTGTAATATCCCCATTCGGCAAAGAAGGTGACTGAATGGTTTCTGGTGTAGCTTATTTAATTTCGTGGATAGCGACAactttgtgttcgtattaaTGAACATCTAAATAGGATGAAACACTCGAACCCTCTCGGATCTCAATGTCACGGAAATGCTCCTTTTTGCATACCTGCCAGGATCCTGTCTTCTGACCCCGAAATTGTTGCTTGCAGAAgattggaagcgttttggatgAGCTCTAAAGGTCCAACGTGCTTTCTCTGTGTTATAAAACCTTTGCGAATTTTGATCTACCGGGTCATGGGAGGGTTGCAACCTTCccagtattagcggagcgattctACAACGCGGAGGCCTGCTGACGTAACGCCAACGCGACCACTTAGTTAAGTACAACTCCTTTTTGATCTGTGCTCTTTTGCTCCTTGGTTTCGGTTGTAGAATCTTATGGGACAATGGCTTGTTCTTGATGAGGCATTTGATAGAATATGTTGCAAATGTTCTGAGTTTCCAGTCCATTTCGAGGGCGGCGATGGCGAAACTTTAGCCGTCATAGGGGGTGTTAACAATCTTCGCTCTTGTTTCACATTGATGATCGACCTTTTTCAAACGTTTCTTTTGTCGGATTTCGAGGAGACTGCGGTGGATTTCATTTATCCTGCTCGATTGTAAGGATATTTTACGTGAATTACATCATATCTCTATCATTTCTAGCACATCTTGGTAAATTCTTTTCACGTACATGCATTATATACCTGCATTACGCTGGAAATTTGTTGAAGCGCGTAGAAGAGGCACGGAAGCTGTTTGGTTTCTCAAGAAATACACCGCACTAACTTTTACCTGActcttttctactttctttcatcctttctcAATCTATTCCTCTACTctttaaaggataaatgaatggagtgtctggcgttagtcaatctgcttgggatgcgcccccacattcacttcaattcagaatcgtttgaggtttacgaacgtgtaactggcctatacaatgacctgcgggggctagccgatgtgtcaagtcagtgttttatcctcccacacaagtctggtaccaatttatcgacctttgagagatgaaaagtttggttagcactggggcggattcgaacgaTCGATAGATCGTGTagacagtggaacctcttatcgGCTGCCCTACACCCGCATAAGTTATATAAGGCGAATTAAACCGTTATTTTCAACGCATTTTAGTGATTTTATACTTC
Coding sequences within it:
- a CDS encoding hypothetical protein (NECATOR_CHRIV.G13837.T2); translated protein: MLLAQLRSGCSEVVVSISQISSGHPEMATINNNESSPAHKNINPRSYDDLLAVVASIKQQLGDKAQAEVGIICGSGLGPIGDQVEEPTILPYEKIPGFPSVHVVGHKGNLIFGKMSGKKVVCMQGRFHPYEHHMDLALCSFPVRVMHLLGIKIMVVSNAAGGMNPKFKHGDLMLIKDHIFLPALAGFSPLVALNDPRFGARFVSVHDAYDKELRKLAMEIANKNNMRLFEGVYVMTGGPLYESPAEVCMFKMVGGDALGMSTCHEVAVARQCGIKVLGFSLITNICNTDADTSVNVNHEEVLQIAKEAGDRASHQNHITYLTSIFDVYRSISIVDGV
- a CDS encoding hypothetical protein (NECATOR_CHRIV.G13837.T1), whose amino-acid sequence is MATINNNESSPAHKNINPRSYDDLLAVVASIKQQLGDKAQAEVGIICGSGLGPIGDQVEEPTILPYEKIPGFPSVHVVGHKGNLIFGKMSGKKVVCMQGRFHPYEHHMDLALCSFPVRVMHLLGIKIMVVSNAAGGMNPKFKHGDLMLIKDHIFLPALAGFSPLVALNDPRFGARFVSVHDAYDKELRKLAMEIANKNNMRLFEGVYVMTGGPLYESPAEVCMFKMVGGDALGMSTCHEVAVARQCGIKVLGFSLITNICNTDADTSVNVNHEEVLQIAKEAGDRASQFVKEIIGRFP